The following coding sequences are from one Candidatus Caccoplasma merdavium window:
- a CDS encoding sugar kinase, with protein sequence LDFAVAASCLKHTIYGDYNMVTVEEVEKLMSGDASGRVSR encoded by the coding sequence CCCTCGACTTTGCCGTGGCTGCTTCTTGCCTCAAACACACCATCTATGGCGACTACAACATGGTGACTGTCGAAGAGGTCGAGAAACTCATGAGCGGTGACGCCTCCGGCCGCGTGTCGAGATAA